Proteins encoded together in one Actinomycetota bacterium window:
- a CDS encoding ABC transporter permease: MATTTEPRSGDPKRAAIEGQGEPIPRTPREIARARRRASLRRLWRTFRKSKMGMAGLIILVFFTLVALLAPVIADSDGLDPTKVSGPILAGPSWKYPLGTDDLGRSVLTLTIWGSRISLLVGLAATIVSMFVGSGLGILAGYRGGWWDRVLMRFTDWFLVIPWLALAITLASIFGQSLFIIVMVIGLTSWAGTARLVRSQVLSVKERPFVERARGLGAGHTQLVLRHVLPNVFPVIFANTILTVALSILSETTLSFLGLGDPLRVSWGAILELAFDAGAATLGAWWWLGAPGVCIVLVVLGFTMCGYALDEILNPRLTRR; the protein is encoded by the coding sequence ATGGCGACGACGACGGAGCCGAGATCGGGCGACCCGAAACGCGCGGCGATCGAGGGCCAGGGCGAACCGATCCCTCGCACGCCGCGTGAGATCGCGCGAGCGCGCCGGCGGGCGTCGTTGCGGCGGCTATGGCGGACGTTCCGCAAGAGCAAGATGGGGATGGCGGGACTGATCATCCTGGTGTTCTTCACGCTCGTAGCGCTGCTGGCGCCGGTGATCGCCGACAGCGACGGGCTCGATCCCACCAAGGTGAGCGGGCCGATCCTGGCGGGCCCGAGCTGGAAGTACCCGCTCGGCACCGATGACCTCGGCCGGTCCGTGCTCACGCTCACGATCTGGGGGTCGCGGATCTCGCTGCTCGTCGGTCTCGCGGCGACGATCGTGTCGATGTTCGTCGGGTCGGGGCTGGGGATCTTGGCCGGCTACCGCGGCGGGTGGTGGGACCGCGTGCTGATGCGGTTCACCGACTGGTTCCTGGTGATCCCGTGGCTCGCGCTCGCCATCACGCTCGCCTCGATCTTCGGGCAGTCGCTGTTCATCATCGTGATGGTGATCGGGCTGACGTCGTGGGCGGGAACGGCGCGGCTCGTCCGGAGTCAGGTGTTGTCGGTGAAGGAGCGGCCGTTCGTCGAGCGCGCCCGAGGGCTCGGCGCGGGCCACACGCAGCTCGTCCTCCGTCACGTGTTGCCGAACGTGTTCCCCGTGATCTTCGCGAACACGATTCTCACCGTGGCCCTGTCGATCCTTTCCGAGACGACGCTGTCGTTCCTCGGCCTCGGCGATCCGCTGCGCGTCTCGTGGGGGGCGATCCTGGAGCTCGCCTTCGACGCCGGAGCGGCGACCCTCGGCGCATGGTGGTGGCTCGGCGCGCCGGGCGTGTGCATCGTGCTCGTCGTACTGGGCTTCACCATGTGCGGGTACGCGCTCGACGAGATCCTCAATCCCCGCCTCACGCGGCGATAG
- a CDS encoding ABC transporter permease: MQGRRYVLSKIGQALATLAFVVAFNFFLFRVMPGDPVRLLARAQGLELSRGAIRELIADLGLNKPLFAQFWDYLGDTLRGNFGDSFIFGEPVTTIFGRFMWPTILLVGVATVLMTVIGLFLGVRGGWNRGSKSDLASMGISLVLYSMPEFWLGMMLLVLFATTLGWFPQGGYKSTQAGITGLDKVVDILNHMFLPTITLTLAYIGEYYLLMRSSLLDVLGEDYITAARAKGIRESQVLWRHAVRNALLPTVTLLALSFGFVIGGAITVELVFSYPGLGLLTFEALEAQDYALLQGMFLFFSAAVIVANLIADILYSYLDPRVREA; encoded by the coding sequence TCGCGTTCGTCGTCGCCTTCAACTTCTTCCTGTTCCGCGTCATGCCGGGCGACCCGGTCAGGCTCCTCGCCCGGGCTCAGGGGCTCGAGCTGTCGCGTGGTGCGATCCGCGAGCTCATCGCGGACCTCGGCCTGAACAAGCCGCTATTCGCGCAGTTCTGGGACTACCTCGGCGACACGCTCCGTGGGAACTTCGGCGACTCCTTCATCTTCGGCGAGCCGGTCACGACGATCTTCGGCAGGTTCATGTGGCCGACGATCCTGCTCGTCGGCGTGGCGACCGTGCTGATGACGGTGATCGGTCTGTTCCTCGGTGTTCGTGGCGGGTGGAACCGCGGGAGCAAGAGCGACCTCGCTTCGATGGGCATCTCGCTCGTTCTGTACTCGATGCCAGAGTTCTGGCTCGGCATGATGCTGCTCGTCCTGTTCGCGACGACGCTCGGGTGGTTCCCGCAGGGTGGGTACAAGTCGACGCAGGCAGGGATCACCGGACTCGACAAGGTCGTCGACATCCTGAACCACATGTTCCTGCCGACGATCACGCTCACGCTCGCCTACATCGGCGAGTACTACCTGCTGATGCGCTCGTCGCTGCTCGACGTGCTCGGCGAGGACTACATCACCGCGGCGCGTGCGAAGGGCATCCGGGAGAGCCAGGTGCTGTGGCGGCATGCCGTGCGGAACGCACTGCTTCCGACGGTGACGCTCCTCGCGCTGTCGTTCGGGTTCGTGATCGGCGGCGCGATCACCGTCGAGCTCGTCTTTTCCTATCCGGGGCTCGGGCTGCTCACGTTCGAGGCGCTGGAGGCGCAGGACTACGCGCTCCTGCAGGGGATGTTCCTGTTCTTCAGCGCCGCGGTGATCGTGGCCAACCTGATCGCCGACATCCTGTACTCGTACCTCGACCCGCGGGTCCGTGAGGCGTAG
- a CDS encoding ABC transporter ATP-binding protein → MTLLSVRDLEITYHPESGPVPAVRGVDFDVERGEVLGLAGESGCGKSTIGQGLLRLLPKETEIRGRVSLNGQDVLSMRQRELRMARWTQAAIVFQGAMHALDPVIRVEDQIAEAIMAHDLAGRRGAAVRVGELMERVGLPARRSRDYPHEFSGGQRQRVMIAMALACGPNLIVADEPTTALDVMVQAQVLKLLRNLQRDMGLAMLFITHDLSVLTEVSDRLAVMYAGKIVEEGPARAVFDKPSHPYTRALAAAFPKIGDERFVQAPTGLGGDPPDPRAIPSGCSFHPRCPERFEPCDTIGPDLYPSGEGRRSACLLVEGALEHAQALAAKP, encoded by the coding sequence ATGACGCTGCTGTCGGTTCGTGACCTGGAGATCACGTACCACCCGGAGTCCGGCCCGGTGCCGGCCGTCCGGGGGGTGGACTTCGACGTCGAACGCGGCGAGGTGCTCGGGCTCGCCGGCGAGTCCGGGTGCGGGAAGTCGACCATCGGCCAGGGCCTATTACGGCTGCTCCCGAAGGAGACGGAGATCCGCGGGCGCGTCTCCCTCAATGGACAGGACGTCCTGTCGATGCGCCAGCGCGAGCTGCGCATGGCCCGATGGACGCAGGCGGCGATCGTCTTCCAGGGCGCGATGCACGCGCTCGACCCGGTGATCCGCGTGGAGGACCAGATCGCCGAGGCGATCATGGCCCACGATCTGGCGGGCCGGCGGGGAGCCGCCGTTCGCGTCGGCGAGCTGATGGAGCGAGTCGGGCTTCCGGCCCGCCGGTCGCGCGATTACCCCCACGAGTTCTCGGGCGGTCAGCGGCAGCGCGTGATGATCGCCATGGCGCTCGCGTGCGGGCCGAACCTCATCGTCGCGGACGAGCCGACCACCGCGCTGGACGTGATGGTGCAGGCGCAGGTGCTCAAGCTGCTGAGGAACCTTCAGCGAGATATGGGCCTGGCCATGCTGTTCATCACGCACGACCTGTCGGTGCTCACGGAGGTGAGCGACCGGCTCGCCGTGATGTACGCGGGGAAGATCGTTGAGGAGGGACCGGCGCGGGCAGTGTTCGACAAGCCGAGCCATCCCTACACGCGCGCGCTGGCGGCCGCGTTCCCCAAGATCGGCGACGAGCGATTCGTGCAGGCGCCGACCGGGCTCGGCGGCGATCCGCCCGACCCGCGCGCCATCCCGTCGGGGTGCAGCTTCCATCCGAGGTGTCCGGAGCGGTTCGAGCCGTGCGACACGATCGGGCCGGACCTGTACCCGTCGGGCGAGGGACGGCGTTCGGCGTGTCTGCTGGTCGAAGGCGCGCTCGAGCACGCGCAGGCATTGGCGGCCAAGCCATGA